One Orcinus orca chromosome 7, mOrcOrc1.1, whole genome shotgun sequence genomic window carries:
- the CSRNP3 gene encoding cysteine/serine-rich nuclear protein 3 produces MSGILKRKFEEVDGSSPCSSVRESDDEVSSSESADSGDSVNPSTSNHFPPSSILKREKRLRTKNVHFSCVTVYYFTRRQGFTSVPSQGGSTLGMSSRHNSVRQYTLGEFAREQERLHREMLREHLREEKLNSLKLKMTKNGTVESEEASTLTVDDISDDDIDLDNTEVDEYFFLQPLPTKKRRALLRASGVKKIDVEEKHELRAIRLSREDCGCDCRVFCDPETCTCSLAGIKCQVDRMSFPCGCTKEGCSNTAGRIEFNPIRVRTHFLHTIMKLELERNREQQIPTLNGCHGEISAHSSSMGPVAHSVGYSIADNFEIETEPQAAVLHLQSAEELDCQGEEEEDGSSFCSGVTDSSTQSLAPSESDEEEDEDDEEEEEDDDEKGDSFVEALGPHAEGVPLPSVLCYSDGTAVHESHAKSAPFYANSSTLYYQIDSHIPGNPNQIPENYSERETVKSGALSLVPYTMTPEQFVDYARQAEEAYGASHYPAANPSVIVCCSSSENDSGVPCNSLYPEHRSNHPQVEFHSYLKGPSQEGFGSALNGDSHISEHPAEDSLSLAEKSRLHEECIKSPVVETVPV; encoded by the exons CTTCCTCCATCCTTAAAAGGGAGAAGCGGCTGAGGACGAAGAATGTACATTTCAGTTGTGTCACCGTGTACTACTTCACCAGGAGGCAGGGCTTCACGAGCGTGCCCAGCCAAGGCGGCAGCACCCTGGGCATGTCTAGCCGTCACAACAGCGTGCGCCAGTACACCCTGGGCGAATTTGCCAGAGAGCAGGAGAGGCTCCACCGCGAGATGCTGAGAGAACACCTCAGGGAGGAAAAACTGAATTCTTTAAagctaaag ATGACGAAGAATGGCACCGTGGAATCTGAAGAAGCTAGCACTCTTACAGTGGATGACATTTCTGATGATGATATCGATTTAGACAACACCGAGGTAGACGAGTACTTCTTTCTCCAACCCCTGCCAACAAAAAAACGGAGAGCACTGCTGCGGGCCTCTGGGGTGAAAAAGATTGATGTGGAGGAAAAGCATGAGCTACGAGCCATCCGCCTATCTCGAGAGGACTGTGGCTGTGACTGCCGGGTGTTCTGTGATCCAGAAACGTGTACCTGCAGCCTGGCAGGCATTAAGTGTCAG GTGGATCGAATGTCTTTCCCATGTGGCTGCACTAAAGAAGGATGTAGTAACACAGCAGGTAGAATTGAATTTAATCCTATCCGTGTCCGGACTCACTTTTTGCACACAATAATGAAACTTGAACTGGAGAGAAACCGAGAGCAGCAAATCCCCACGCTGAACGGCTGCCACGGGGAGATAAGTGCCCACAGTAGTTCCATGGGCCCTGTGGCTCACTCCGTCGGATATTCCATCGCAGACAATTTTGAGATTGAAACGGAACCCCAGGCTGCAGTGCTGCACCTGCAGTCGGCGGAGGAATTAGATTgccaaggagaggaagaggaggacggTAGCAGCTTCTGCAGCGGAGTCACGGACTCCAGCACCCAAAGCTTGGCCCCCAGCGAGTCAGACGAGGAGGAAGACGAGGACgacgaggaggaagaggaggacgaCGACGAGAAAGGGGACAGTTTCGTGGAAGCTTTGGGTCCCCATGCCGAAGGGGTCCCTCTTCCTTCCGTCCTTTGTTACTCCGATGGCACGGCCGTCCACGAAAGCCACGCGAAAAGCGCTCCCTTTTATGCCAACTCTTCTACCCTCTACTACCAAATAGACAGCCACATTCCAGGAAATCCCAACCAGATCCCCGAGAACTACTCGGAAAGAGAGACTGTGAAAAGCGGTGCCCTCTCGCTGGTGCCTTACACCATGACCCCGGAGCAATTCGTGGACTATGCCCGACAAGCGGAAGAGGCGTACGGCGCCTCCCACTACCCAGCTGCCAACCCCTCTGTCATCGTTTGCTGCTCCTCTTCGGAAAACGACAGCGGTGTGCCCTGCAATAGCTTATATCCCGAACACAGGTCCAATCATCCTCAAGTGGAATTTCACTCATACTTGAAAGGCCCCTCCCAGGAAGGGTTTGGCTCTGCATTGAATGGGGACAGTCACATTTCAGAGCATCCTGCTGAAGATTCTTTGAGCCTCGCAGAAAAGAGCAGATTGCACGAAGAGTGCATCAAATCGCCCGTGGTGGAGACTGTCCCTGTTTAG